The genome window CCGTCCTGCTTGCATCGATTTCCATGTTCGTCTGCTCCCTATTCCAGACCGCCTTCAGCCGAGTCTGGTATCTGAATTTCGTCCTGCTTAAGCATGAAGCATTCCGGGAATTATCCCCATGACTAAAGTCACTTCCCGGCGCTCGCGTCGCGCCCACATATCCTATGTGGGCCACTCTGAGACGCCTCACTCAGGGCATTCCAGATTGATGTAGCGGACCCATTCGAGAATATCGCGCGCGAAACTCGAACGCTGCGATTCTGCCGGGCGAGACACATCGCGTAGTTCGCCGAAGCGGTCAATGACGCAAACGGCCGGGAAACAATGCCGCTCCGATGATCGGACCCCGAAAAGTTCGTGGGCACGCCTCTCTTTGTCCGGAAGAACGGGGAACAACGGGTTGCAACTGCGCTCGAGGTCTTCAGCCTCATCGCCAGCGCCGTGGACCAGGGCGAAGACTTCCGCCTCTTCGGCTGCAAACTCCGCGTACAGCTCTGAAACCAGGCGCACCACCCATCGAACTGATGCCGAGTTACCCGCCCCGCAAAAAATCAGAATCAGATTGCGCTTGCCCCGGTAATCGGACACCCGAACCCACGTTCCCGCTGTAGAAAGCAAGGTGAATTCCGGTACGATTTGGCCCACCAAAGGTTGCGGCATAATGTGGCCCTCCCCAAATGTTAGTATGATTTGAATTGGTTTTTCCAGTAGCAGTATGGTCATGAAAGGCGGACACGCGGCAACCATGGAGCAAGAGCCGCTGGTTATCTACACGATTGGCCATTCGACCCGCGCGCTGCCTGCATTCCTCGAATTATTGCACGGCCACGGAATCAAGCAGCTTGTGGACGTCCGCACCATTCCCCGTTCGCGCAAGAACCCGCAGTACAACGCCGATAGCCTCCCGCAGGCTCTCCGCGAAGCTCAAATCCGATACGCCCACCTTGCCACGCTGGGCGGGTTGCGACGCGCGACGCGCGATTCGGTCAACACGGGATGGAGGAACGCATCCTTCCGCGGTTTCGCCGACTACATGCGCGGGTCAGAATTCGAGAAGGGACTGGAGCGACTGATAGAACTGGGTTCGGCGCGGCCAGCAGCTTTCATGTGTGCTGAGGCTGTCCCGTGGCGCTGCCATCGCTCGCTGATCGCAGACGCGCTTGTCGTGCGGGGTATCCACGTCAGGCATATCCTCAGCGCCACTCAAGTCCGGGAGCACACGCTGACGTCGTTCGCCGAAGTAAAGGAGGGGCGAATTTCATATCCCGAAAGCCCCGGCCCCTCGGCGTAGTGCCGTGATACGATCGATGGATATCACAGCGATTCGCTTCCACGTGGCACAACCGCTTGATGAAAACTGGCCAGGGCTGAACTATACTGATGGCCGCCGGGACCGAGTCCGCGTGACGGCGAAATCATTGTGGAGTTCTAACCGTGGAACGTCGGGAATTCATCAGAGATCTGCTGCTTGCGGGCGGAGCGCTGGCCTGCCGCCCCGGGCTCGAGCTTGCGGGCCCTGCGCCGCCGGCTGCCAACGCGGTCAAGCGCGTTCTGGTCGCCTTCACCTGTCATCTGGACGTGGGTTTCACCAATACGCAGGCGGCTGTCATCGCAAAATACTTTGATCAGTATTATCCTGCCGCCATGCAGACTGCGAATACTCTACGGGACGGGAGTGACGATCGCTATATTTGGTCAACGGGCTCCTGGCTGCTTTACGAATACCTTGAGCACCTCACTGGCGCAGCACAATCGCGGGCCGAACAGGCGATTGGGAGGGGCGACATGGCCTGGTACGCCGTGCCCTTCAACCTGGAAACCGAGATGCTTGACCGCTCGATGCTCGAAGGCGCAATGGGAATCTCAAGGGCGCTCGACTGGCGCTTCGGTAAGTCCACAGTCGGCGCAAAGATGAGCGATGTCCCGGGCCACACTCGCGGGCTGGTGGCGCCGTTTGCCGCAAACGGCGTGAAGCTGCTCGACATTGGAGTCAATGGCGCGAGCACCGTGCCCGAAGTTCCGCCGCTATTCGTCTGGAAGGAGCCCCAGGGCGCGTCGATTACCATGATGTACCACCATGGCTACGGCGGTGTCCTCCAGGTCCCGGGCTCGGACCTGGCGGTGGCAATCGACGTTCGAAACGACAACGCTGGTCCGCATTCCGTCGCGCAAGTGAAGAAAATCTACACCGGCCTGCGAAAGCAATTCCCCAACGCAAAAGTGAGCGCCGCCAATCTCAGCGAAATCGCTCTGGCCGTTGAACCCTATAAGGCCAACCTGCCGGTGGTGACCCAGGAGATCGGCGACACCTGGATTTACGGGGTGGCCAGCGACCCGGTGAAAGTGGCACGGTATCGTGGAGTGATGCGCATGCGCAAGCAGTGGCTCGCCGAGGGTAAGTTCAAACCTGGCGATTCGACGGACCTCCGCCTGTTGCAGCACCTGCTGCTTCCTCCCGAACACACGTGGGGAGTTGATACAAAGCGGCTAAAGGATTACGTGCATTACACTCCGAAAGCGCTTGCCAGGGTGGTTGACGGTCCGCGGTTTCGATGGGCGGAAGACAGTTGGGCGGAAAAGCGGAAAGACATTGACCAGGCGGTCCAGAGTCTGCCGGCTGCCTTGCGGAGCGAGGCCCTGGCCCGCCTTCGCGCCCTCGAACCGAAGGCCCCCGACAGAACCCGACTCAGCCCGTACGCCGCAGGTTCAGAATTCGAAACGACCCATTACACTGTTGCCCTCGATCCCGAAACCGGCGCTATCCATCGGCTGCGCCTCAAAGACGGAGGCCGGGACTGGGCTTCAGCAGATCATCCGCTGGGATTGTTCGCCTATCAGACCCTTTCGGCGAAGGACTATGAAGATTATCGCGCCGCCTATATCATTGCGAAGACGTGGTGGGCTCCGATGGACTTCGGCAAGCCTGGCATCGAGAAGTTCGGCGCCGAGAGTCGCGTGTGGCTGCCGCGAGTGGCCGGGTGCTGGGCCGGCAAAGACGGCGACGGTTTTCGGATTGTCACTGAACTGCAAATCACCGACGCCGAAGCCGAGCGCGCTGATCGAGTCGCTTGGCCGAAGCAGATTTACCTTGACCTTCTCTTCTCTGACTCAGAACCCGCAGCCCACGTGGACTTCACCTGTCTCGGAAAGGCCGCCAATCGCCTGCCGGAAGCGATGTGGCTCAGCTTTCTGCCAAAGGCGCCGGAACAGCAAGGATGGACGCTCGATAAAGTCGACCAGCAGATTTCTCCCTTCGACGTGGTGAAGGGCGGCAATCGTCACATGCACGCGGTCACCAGCGGCATCTACTACAAAGATTCGCATGGAAGTTTTACGATCGAGACACTGGACGCGCCGGCGGTGGCGCTGGGCGAGCGGTCGCCGATTTTCTACTCGACCGACCAGCCTGACATCACGAAGGGATTTCACTTCAGCCTGTTCAATAACGCCTGGGGCACAAACTATATCCAGTGGTTTGGAGAGGACACGCGGTTCCGGTTCATTCTGAGGGCGACGTGATTCTCTCTGTCCGGGCGTGTTTTGGCCCAGGCAGCGACTACGCCTTTCGCGGTGACCGCGCGGAGACCACAACAAAGGGCTTCCATTTCAGGTCCGGCTGGAAGGGATAGCTGGGAATCCGGTGGTAATTGGTTAGGTTCACTATGTCCTGGTCGACAGATCCTTCAGTGAGGGCCATGAGGTTGGGATTGGCGATTTTGTTAATTTCAGGCTCCAGATAACCGGCCTTGACCACAATAATCTTGAATCTGGTGGGTTCGAGTCCCAGCGACGTAAAATCCTTGATATAGTGGAAAGGACGCCGCCGCTCTGTCAGGACCACCGAGATTCCTTCAGTCTCAATCACGGCTTGCCGGCCGAGCGGGTCGTCCCTGTGCGACAGAAATTGCACTCGAGCTCTGGCGTGTACGGGCTTGCTGGCGTTGGGGTCAAGGGTTGCGCCAATGTTAAGCGGGACGGTTCGGCCCGCACCGGCCCGATAACAGGCATCGGTGGCAGGCTTGTCGCAGATGCCGGCGATCACCACACTGCGGACGTGGCGCTGGAGCAGCGCCGCCAGCACGTCCGCGCGATCATCGGTACCGCCGGCGGTCGGGTTGTCTCCCGAATCGGAAATCACCACCGGATGCGTTTGCAGACTCACTGCTTTATCGATGACTTCATCGAGCGGTCCCGTGGGCACGCCGAACTGGAACTCCTTTCTAGCGTCCCAGTATTGCTGCGCGAGCGATAGAGCATCTTTCTTTAGCGCGGCGGGCTGCGTGCCGGTGAGAACGGCGCTGGCCGTACACTTCGGCTCGTCGGCCCACACGTATCCTACCAACAGCGAAGCGTCCAGCACGCCCGGTTGGGCATTAATGCCGGGCAGTTGCGCCCATAACCGCTTGGCAGGCTGGTAGCGCGTGCTGCTGCGCTCGCCCGGCATCAGCACCGGAATGGGTGACCAGACCAGGGTGGGGCGAATACGCTGATCGAGACAACGGACCAGCATGTCGCAGGCGCGCTGCGTGGTTTCCTCGCGGTCAATGTGCGGGGCCGTCCGGTAGGCTGAAAGCATGTCCAGACTGTCGATGATTCGATGGCTGAGGCTTCCGTGCAGGTCAAAGCTGGCGGTAATGAGGCAGCCCTTGCCAACCACTTCCCGGGCGGAAGCAATCCAGTCACCGTCGCCGTCCTGCATGCCTTCTACTGACATGGCGCCGTGCATGGCAAGATAGAGGCCGTCCAGTGGGAGCAGCGCTTTGACACGATCGAGAAATTCAGACTTCAGCTTCTGATATGTCTTCGCTTCCACCGCACCGCCGGGCACGGCGTCAGCCAGCAGGGTGGGCTGGAAGGGATAAGGATATTTCTTCAACATGCTGAAGAACGGCATGTCCGCCAGCGTCTGTCCCCGGCTTACGGCAAAATCCTCCGTGCGGGTGAGAATGGGCGTGTAAGTGCTGCACTCAATTCGAATGCCACCAAAGGCCACGCGTTTGGGTTCCGCGCCACCGCCGGCTTGAGGCGCCGCGAAGCCTGCCAATGGAGCGCCCAATGCCGCCATCGCTGTGGTTTTCAAAAACGCTCTGCGTTTCAAGTTCATTCCCCCCTTGCCCGGCAGATGAACCGCTGCGCAGATTGCCTATGCAATCCCCAGCTTCTTTTGCATGTCCTCGAGCGTGATGCCTTTGGTTTCCGGGTAGATGAAAAGGACCACAAAGAACTGCAGCACCATCATGGCGGCAAAGAAGGCGAACGGATAGGCGCCGGACGATGCTGCCATCAGGGGAAAACTCCACGAGATAAGCGCATTCATGAACCAGTGCGAGAAGCTACCCAGGCTCTGGCCCTTGGCTCGAACGCGATTGGGGAATACCTCGCTGAGGTAGACCCAGATGACGGCCCCTTGCGAGAACCCGAAGAACGCGATGAAGCCGATGAGCAGCCACAACAGCAGATTTTCATGCGCCGAGGTGAAGAAAACGACCGCCACGCCCGCCAGGCAGGCAGCCATGCCAACGGACCCGATCAACAACAGCATCTTGCGCCCCAGGCGATCAATCACCGCCATGGCGATGATCGTGAACAGAAGGTTGGTGGCGCCCACGGCTACGGCCTGAATATCGCCCGACAGCCCACTGAACCCCGCGTGCGCAAAGATGTCGTTCAAATAATAAAGAATGGCATTGATGCCGGAAAGCTGGTTGAACACGCCGATCGACACCGCGAGAAAAATCGGCAGCCGGTATTTTCCTGCGAACAAAGGTTCCTTCTTGCGCTCAAGGTGCATCGATTCGAGAATGTCATTCAGTTCTTGCTCGGCATTCTCTTCCCCCACCTGCAGGAGCACCGTTCGCGCTTCGTCCAATCGTTTTTTCTCGACCAGCCAGCGCGGGCTTCGAGGAATCCCAAACAGCATTCCTAGAAAAAGTGCGGCCGGGATGGCGGCAATGCCCAGCTTCCACCGCCAGTCGGTCGGGCCAGGCTGCATCAGCGCGATGATGTAGTTGGAGAAATAAGCAAGCAGAATTCCAAACACGATGTTGAACTGGAAGAAGCCAACCAGTCGCCCGCGCCACTTTGCCGGTGAGATTTCTGCGATGTACATCGGGCCCAGGACGGAAGAGCCGCCAATGCCCAGCCCGCCCAGGAAACGGAAGAACAGAAGCGGATACCATCCCCAGGCGAAAGCGCAGCCCAGCGCCGAAGCCAGGTACAGGCCGGCCAGCACGCGCAGGCTGTTGCGGCGTCCGAACCGATCCCCGGGGATTCCGGCAGTCGTCGCCCCAACTATGGCGCCCCAAAGCGCGATGGCCACCGTCATGCCCAACAGGCCGGGCGTGAGTCTATAGGTGATGGTCAGTGCGCGCGTTGTTCCGGAAATTACGGCCGTATCAAAACCAAATAGAAGGCCGCCCAGCGCCGCCACAACGGTGCTCTTGATCAGGTATCGGCTCAGCTTCATGTCATTCGCTTGAATATTGGATTGAACTTCAGCCCTCGGTCCCAATCAGCTTCGACCTCAAGACCTGCAAAGATATCAGGTCAGCGCGTCACTTGCCCAGCGTTTTGATTTCGTCAGTGGTCCAGGGAGGAATGGCGCCCGGGCGGCTGGCGACCAGTGCTCCGACGCGATTCGCAAAATCCGCCACCTGCCCGGCAGGCCATTGGCTACCCAGCCCATGGAGGAACGCTGCCGCGAAAGCATCACCCGCGCCGACCGCATCAACCACTTTCACGGGGTAACCTCGGGCACTGATAAATTTTTCGCCAACCAGCAAAGCACAGCCTTCGGCTCCCCGCGTCACGCATACAGCTTCCCAGCCAAAAAAAGTGGAGTACTTACGGCAGAAGTCTTCCAGGTTGGAATGCGACCAGCCGCACATACGGCCGACCACGGGCACCTCTTCGGCATTCAGCTTGACGACAGTGGCCTGTGCCATGAGTTCACGGACAAGGTGCGGCGTATAGCAAGAGGGGCGGAGGTTAATGTCATAAAAGCGCCGCGCGCCACCTTGTGCGGCAAGCAGCTTACCCGTGACGTCACGGGCCTGTGAACTCATCTGATGAAGTGTTCCAAAATAAATCCAGTCCGGAGCGGGAGAAAACAGTTCCTTAAAGTCCGCAGCCGACAACTCCGGAAAGTCGTACGCGGCCGGATGTTCGATGCGGAAGCTCGGCTGGCCTTTGCGATCAAGCATGACGGATGCGGTGCCGGTCGGTAAACCTTCCGCACGGCGAACGAAGCGGGTGGAAAGTTTCATTTGGGTCATGTGTTCGAGCACCCGGTCGCCCCGCTCATCGCGTCCGACCGCGCTGATAAAGTGGACCTCGTGCCCAAGCCTGCTGGCATGGGCGGCAAAGTTGAACGGTGCGCCGCCAAGATGCTCCTCGCCACCGATGACGTCCCACAACACTTCGCCGATGCTGACAATTTTCATGAACGGCTTTCTCTGGAGAACTGCGCCTGCGCACTCTTCGTGTAAAATGTGCGCCGTTTTTATCACGCCGATTTCAGGTTCCAGATGCCAAGCTTCACAATCTTTGCACTCCCGCCGCTGGAAATACAATTCAGTATTCCGGCTGAGAAACGCTCTGAAGGCCTGCGTGATGCTGTACGGGTGGAAACAGGAGTTCGAAACTCCGAAGCTAGTTCGGGCTGAAACGTGCTGCGTTGCACCGTGGCAAGAAGCTAAATGGCGGACAACCTGATTGCACTGTGAAAGGATGGTACGCCCGGAGAGATTCGAACTCCCGACCCCTTGCTTCGTAGGCAAGTGCTCTATCCAGCTGAGCTACGGGCGCAGACAGGAACGCCAGATCAACCCTGCGTTCGCCTTCGAGACCTTAATTTTGCACGTCCACTGCACGGATGTCAACGCAACCGTCGCGGTGGATGCAATCTTTGAACCATACCCAAAGCATGGCGCGCAATGCCAAGGCACGTGCTGGCTGATCTTACTGCTGGAAGACGATGCTCTTTAGATGTGAAAGCGGCTCCGAGAAATCGAAGACATCGTCGCTCGAGGGATTATACTTGTCCGTAATCCCCAGGAAACGGGCCTCCGCTGGCTGCGTGGTTGGCATCAGGTACTTGCCGTGCTCGACCCGGCCGTTGGTCAGTGTCAGCGTAATATCACCGCTCTGGAACTCCACCCGGCTAATCTTGGAAAATTCCTGAACGTCGGCCTCGCCACTGCTCATCAGCAAGGGAAAGGCCGTAATGGCAGGCACCGCGACCAGCAGGGAACCGCGGCCGCCAGGAGGGTAATAATCGATATAGGCATCAAAAACTCGCGTGGTGTTGCCGCTGGCGTCCGTGACGGTGGCGGTATAGCCAAAACGCTTCCAGAGTTCAACGATGCTCTGTCTCTGTTCAGCCGGGCTGGTGGTCACCGTGTAGGGTAAACTGCCCTCCGAAAGCTGCACTTTCTCAACCCGCATGTCCGGGAGGTCAAAATGCTTATAAATGACGACTGAAGAATCCTGATGGATCAGAATGGCATCTTGCTGGATGACGCGTTGGCGCCCGTCTGCCGTCGCCTGATAAATAGTATCAGCTTTCAGCAGGAATACCGGCGCAACGAGGAAGAGAATCATCAGCGAGGCGCGTGCCTGAATTGTTTTCCGCATGAGAAAGGCCCCGCCATTCTTAAGACGGGGCCCAGGTCTCCATCTTAGAGGCGGGTGCGACTACTTTTTCTTCTTGTACTGCGTCGACACCGATCCCTGAATTGTCGCGATCATCTCTTTGGCGGCCTCGGCGTTCGGCCCATTGGGATCAAGCGTAAGATATTGCTGGAAGGCCTCGACGGTGCCGTCGGGAGCCTTTACTTTGCCGTCCGCGGTCATCGTGGCCTTGCCCATCAAGGCCTGCCCTTCAAGATAGTATGCATCCGCATTTTTGGGATCCAGGCTGATGACCTTCTTGAAAGCAGTAAGCGCGTCATCCATTTTCCCTGAGTTGTACAGGATTGCGCCGACGTTGAAGTAGTAACGGCCGGCATTGGTTGGGTCAAGCGTCGCAGCTTTCTCGAATTCCGCGTACGCCTCCGGAAGCTTGCCGGTCGAGGCATAAACGCTGCCCAGATTGTTGTGAAGAGCGGCGTCATCGGGGGTCAACTGAATGGCCTTCTGGTACGTTTCCACAGCCTTATCGTTCTCCTTGGCCTTGGCGTAGCTGTCGGCCAGGCGCGCCAGCACCACAGGGACGTTTTTCTCCTTGGCCAACGTGAGCGCCTGTTCAAAAGCTGCGGCAGCCTCCTTGTATTGCCCCTGCGTATACATAGCATTTCCCTCATCAAAATACTGCTTAAGCCCTTTATACTGCTTTTCCTGCTTGGCCTGCTCTTCAGCCTGCTTGGCCATTTCAGGGTTCTTCTTCATCTCATCCTGCCGCTGCTGCTGTTGCTGTGCCATTTCCTTCGGGAGATCAAAATCGACGTCGGTGGGCTCGCCAAGGCCGATATGCTTCTCGATGTAATACAACGTCTGCCCGGTGGGGCTTTGCAGGGTAATCTTATAATTTCCAATGGGCAATCCGATGTACACGAATTCTCCCTTCTTGCCCGTCTTGGTCTTATAAGTCGACTTGATGTCCAGCCGGTCGATGAGAACAATGCACTTGGCGCACGGCTGGCCATCCTGCTGTATGGCCTTTCCCTGCACGCCGCCGGTCTGGGCATAGATTGGCATCGCCATCCCCAAAGCTGCGAAAGCAAAAACCAAACCCAAAATCTTCCGCGCTGACATAAACTTCATTGGAACCTCCTCAACTCTTTCTCGCCAGGTTTCATTCTAACTTCATCCTTTTCTGCGCTCAACCCAATCCTTCCCGCGAAAGCGACGGGAACTCTCAGCTTGCAGGGGACGGTAGCGGAGTGTATCGTGGACGGACCGCATAGGCAATAGGGTCTTCCAGGCCCGCCTCCTGGAAGGCCCTCAAGCGCAGCGCGCAGCTATCGCAGACGCCGCAGGCCACATCCTGCCGCTGATAGCACGACCAGGTAAGATGCAGAGGGGCGGCAAGCTCAATCCCTTTCTGAATAATCTGACTCTTGCGCATCTGGATAACCGGCGTCACAATTTCGATGCGGGTATCCGGCTTGGTCCCAACTTCAACCACACGGTTGAATGCCTCGTAATACTCGGGGCGGCAATCCGGATAACCAGAACTGTCTTCCGCCACTGCCCCGATAAAAATTTTGCGGGCCCCAATGACCTCACTCCATGAAACAGCCACGGAAAGAAAATGCGCGTTGCGGAACGGCACGTAACTCGAGGGAATTTCCCGGCGTTCCAGGTTTGCAGCATCGACCGGGATGGTGGGATCGGTAAGGCTTGATCCTCCAATCTGTTTCAGGTGCTCGAGCCGGCAGACGAGGCGCCGCTCAATCTGATAGAAGTCCGCGAGCGCATTGAAAGCCTCCAGCTCCCTGCCCTCGGTCCGCTGCCCGTAGAGCAGATGCAGGAGAGCCAGCCGATTTTCCAGATTGGCGATCGCCGTGGTCACACAACTGTCCATGCCGCCGCTGGACAGGACCACCGCCAAGGGCCGCTGGCGGCGGGCTTGACGATCATTCAGCAAAAGGTAATTTCCCCCCAATGAGCTTTTAACTTATCAGGCTGCAATGCCCGCGAAAATCCACATTACACCCCTCGTGTGTCCGGGTCCCAGATAAACTTGTGGATCTGGAGACCCAGCCGTACATCGAGATTGTCGCGCAAGATCCACTCGGCAAGCTGCACGGGAGGCAACCGGCCAAAAACCGGCGAGAAAATGATCTCATCCACAAGCCCGGCCAGGCGATGGGTCTCCATAAATCCGCGGGCAAAAAGATAGTCCCTCTCATCAAGTATCACAAACTTTATTTGATCTTTTCGCTCCAGCACATCGAGGTTCGCAAGATTATACTTTCCACACTCGCCGCTTCCGGGGCATTTCACATCGACTATCTTTACGACGGGCCGGGCAAGGTCACCTACAAAACGTTCGCCGCTGGTTTCAATCAGAACTCGATAGCCTTCTGCCAGCAGGCTGTCAGCAAGCCCGATCGTCTCCTTCTGAAGCAGCGGCTCACCTCCGGTCAGTTCCACCATCTTTCCGCCCATCTCCCTTACACGGCCCAGCACCTGGTCCGGGGTCATTTTCTCCCCCCCATGGAAAGCGTAGGCCGTATCACACCAGTGGCAGCGCAAGTTGCACCCGGTGAGGCGAACGAAAATGCAGGGCAAGCCGGCAAATGAGGACTCGCCCTGGATTGATTTGAAAATTTCGGTTATGACCATCGGATTCAACAGGGACTGACCTTTTCATCTTACTCGATTTTTGATTGCAGATCACAGGTACCGGAGAACTTATGGGCGGCTAACTTAAATCCGGGGCTGCTCGCCCATTCGCCCGCGGAGAGGCGGGCCATTATCCGTGGTCCAGGTGAGTTCCGAAGCAGGGCGATTGATGGCGCCGGGTGTGCCGCTCTACCTCGGTGGCGGGGCAGTGGAGGGCGGTGTCGGTTTGCCGTCGATCGTGAATGGCTCCATTAGCTCGGTACGGGTACCGTCAGGGTCAAAAAAATTTGACTGGCGTTGGCGGTTGTGCCCCACGTGGACTTCTATCTTGCGAGTGTATCCCACGGAAGCGGCGCGAGACCGCAGCTTGGCCACCGCCTTGTTAATATCCAGGGTCATCAGCGAGATGTGGTTTGCTCCACCTCGCTTATTCTGTGGAGGCAGATCTTTATAAAGCATCAGCTCAACATAGTCGTTCCCGTCGGGCACGCGCAGATCAACCCAGCTCAGGGTGACTCCGTCCGAACTGCCGCGCCAGAATTCCTTGAGGCCAAGGGCGTCTCCATAGAACGCCTTGGACTCCGCAAGCTTGCCCACCGTAAATCCAATGTGCATAATGTGGTCTGAGACCCGAGTGCGCGGCATCTCCTTGCCTTTCCCCTTCATGGCCCAGCCATCAGACTGGTATTCCACAAACTCCACCATATGGCCATCGGGATCCTTAACTGTAAAACTCTCGTCCCCGGTTTTTCCCTTCGCGACCCTTGCAGGCGCCTGGATGCCGCGGAAGATCAGATAACGACGAAGCTGTTCGGCATCATCGGTGTAAAAGGCAATGTGGCTGAGCATTCCGTCGTTTCCGGGCGGCTCGGGAAGGAGTTCCAAATGCTGATAGTCGTTAATCTTGATAAAGGCGACGCGGACCGTCCCGTCATTTTCCCGCAGGTCGTAAGGCCCGGCAAAGCCCAGAAATTCTTTGTAGTAGGCCAGCGCCTTGGGCAGGTTGCTCACATAAAAAGCCACGTGAGCAATGCCCAGGATTTTCGGGCGCCTCACGGCGGCGCCGGCGCCGGTGGATGGAACCGCCATGAGGCTTGCCAGCAAATATAAGAATCCAACTTTCACCAACACCTCCCGTGCGTTTCATTCCCCACCATCTGGCGGCGCGCGCGACCTTCCACAATTGGGCCTT of Terriglobia bacterium contains these proteins:
- the queC gene encoding 7-cyano-7-deazaguanine synthase QueC; this translates as MNDRQARRQRPLAVVLSSGGMDSCVTTAIANLENRLALLHLLYGQRTEGRELEAFNALADFYQIERRLVCRLEHLKQIGGSSLTDPTIPVDAANLERREIPSSYVPFRNAHFLSVAVSWSEVIGARKIFIGAVAEDSSGYPDCRPEYYEAFNRVVEVGTKPDTRIEIVTPVIQMRKSQIIQKGIELAAPLHLTWSCYQRQDVACGVCDSCALRLRAFQEAGLEDPIAYAVRPRYTPLPSPAS
- a CDS encoding redoxin domain-containing protein, whose amino-acid sequence is MPQPLVGQIVPEFTLLSTAGTWVRVSDYRGKRNLILIFCGAGNSASVRWVVRLVSELYAEFAAEEAEVFALVHGAGDEAEDLERSCNPLFPVLPDKERRAHELFGVRSSERHCFPAVCVIDRFGELRDVSRPAESQRSSFARDILEWVRYINLECPE
- a CDS encoding DUF5054 domain-containing protein, whose amino-acid sequence is MERREFIRDLLLAGGALACRPGLELAGPAPPAANAVKRVLVAFTCHLDVGFTNTQAAVIAKYFDQYYPAAMQTANTLRDGSDDRYIWSTGSWLLYEYLEHLTGAAQSRAEQAIGRGDMAWYAVPFNLETEMLDRSMLEGAMGISRALDWRFGKSTVGAKMSDVPGHTRGLVAPFAANGVKLLDIGVNGASTVPEVPPLFVWKEPQGASITMMYHHGYGGVLQVPGSDLAVAIDVRNDNAGPHSVAQVKKIYTGLRKQFPNAKVSAANLSEIALAVEPYKANLPVVTQEIGDTWIYGVASDPVKVARYRGVMRMRKQWLAEGKFKPGDSTDLRLLQHLLLPPEHTWGVDTKRLKDYVHYTPKALARVVDGPRFRWAEDSWAEKRKDIDQAVQSLPAALRSEALARLRALEPKAPDRTRLSPYAAGSEFETTHYTVALDPETGAIHRLRLKDGGRDWASADHPLGLFAYQTLSAKDYEDYRAAYIIAKTWWAPMDFGKPGIEKFGAESRVWLPRVAGCWAGKDGDGFRIVTELQITDAEAERADRVAWPKQIYLDLLFSDSEPAAHVDFTCLGKAANRLPEAMWLSFLPKAPEQQGWTLDKVDQQISPFDVVKGGNRHMHAVTSGIYYKDSHGSFTIETLDAPAVALGERSPIFYSTDQPDITKGFHFSLFNNAWGTNYIQWFGEDTRFRFILRAT
- a CDS encoding DUF488 domain-containing protein; the encoded protein is MKGGHAATMEQEPLVIYTIGHSTRALPAFLELLHGHGIKQLVDVRTIPRSRKNPQYNADSLPQALREAQIRYAHLATLGGLRRATRDSVNTGWRNASFRGFADYMRGSEFEKGLERLIELGSARPAAFMCAEAVPWRCHRSLIADALVVRGIHVRHILSATQVREHTLTSFAEVKEGRISYPESPGPSA
- a CDS encoding tetratricopeptide repeat protein; this translates as MKFMSARKILGLVFAFAALGMAMPIYAQTGGVQGKAIQQDGQPCAKCIVLIDRLDIKSTYKTKTGKKGEFVYIGLPIGNYKITLQSPTGQTLYYIEKHIGLGEPTDVDFDLPKEMAQQQQQRQDEMKKNPEMAKQAEEQAKQEKQYKGLKQYFDEGNAMYTQGQYKEAAAAFEQALTLAKEKNVPVVLARLADSYAKAKENDKAVETYQKAIQLTPDDAALHNNLGSVYASTGKLPEAYAEFEKAATLDPTNAGRYYFNVGAILYNSGKMDDALTAFKKVISLDPKNADAYYLEGQALMGKATMTADGKVKAPDGTVEAFQQYLTLDPNGPNAEAAKEMIATIQGSVSTQYKKKK
- a CDS encoding sugar porter family MFS transporter translates to MQANDMKLSRYLIKSTVVAALGGLLFGFDTAVISGTTRALTITYRLTPGLLGMTVAIALWGAIVGATTAGIPGDRFGRRNSLRVLAGLYLASALGCAFAWGWYPLLFFRFLGGLGIGGSSVLGPMYIAEISPAKWRGRLVGFFQFNIVFGILLAYFSNYIIALMQPGPTDWRWKLGIAAIPAALFLGMLFGIPRSPRWLVEKKRLDEARTVLLQVGEENAEQELNDILESMHLERKKEPLFAGKYRLPIFLAVSIGVFNQLSGINAILYYLNDIFAHAGFSGLSGDIQAVAVGATNLLFTIIAMAVIDRLGRKMLLLIGSVGMAACLAGVAVVFFTSAHENLLLWLLIGFIAFFGFSQGAVIWVYLSEVFPNRVRAKGQSLGSFSHWFMNALISWSFPLMAASSGAYPFAFFAAMMVLQFFVVLFIYPETKGITLEDMQKKLGIA
- a CDS encoding PfkB family carbohydrate kinase, producing the protein MKIVSIGEVLWDVIGGEEHLGGAPFNFAAHASRLGHEVHFISAVGRDERGDRVLEHMTQMKLSTRFVRRAEGLPTGTASVMLDRKGQPSFRIEHPAAYDFPELSAADFKELFSPAPDWIYFGTLHQMSSQARDVTGKLLAAQGGARRFYDINLRPSCYTPHLVRELMAQATVVKLNAEEVPVVGRMCGWSHSNLEDFCRKYSTFFGWEAVCVTRGAEGCALLVGEKFISARGYPVKVVDAVGAGDAFAAAFLHGLGSQWPAGQVADFANRVGALVASRPGAIPPWTTDEIKTLGK
- a CDS encoding M81 family metallopeptidase, with product MKRRAFLKTTAMAALGAPLAGFAAPQAGGGAEPKRVAFGGIRIECSTYTPILTRTEDFAVSRGQTLADMPFFSMLKKYPYPFQPTLLADAVPGGAVEAKTYQKLKSEFLDRVKALLPLDGLYLAMHGAMSVEGMQDGDGDWIASAREVVGKGCLITASFDLHGSLSHRIIDSLDMLSAYRTAPHIDREETTQRACDMLVRCLDQRIRPTLVWSPIPVLMPGERSSTRYQPAKRLWAQLPGINAQPGVLDASLLVGYVWADEPKCTASAVLTGTQPAALKKDALSLAQQYWDARKEFQFGVPTGPLDEVIDKAVSLQTHPVVISDSGDNPTAGGTDDRADVLAALLQRHVRSVVIAGICDKPATDACYRAGAGRTVPLNIGATLDPNASKPVHARARVQFLSHRDDPLGRQAVIETEGISVVLTERRRPFHYIKDFTSLGLEPTRFKIIVVKAGYLEPEINKIANPNLMALTEGSVDQDIVNLTNYHRIPSYPFQPDLKWKPFVVVSARSPRKA